In Rhodamnia argentea isolate NSW1041297 chromosome 1, ASM2092103v1, whole genome shotgun sequence, the genomic window ACAAGAAAAATCTCCTCCCTGAGATCGTGCCAGGAGGCGCCTCTGCTGGATGCCCTCACACTTTGCTCTGCGTCATATGGCTTCAAATTGTATCGCTGATGCCCTTCGGTGATGCTGTGGACTCTTGACTTGACATCATCTATCTTGGAGGAGATATGATGGCGTGCTTTCAAGTTCTGTATGGATGACTTGATCTTGTGAAAGTACTTCATGAACCCATGTCCGTGATCTCTTGCCAAGTTGAGTGTGAATTCGTCCAGAACATCCTCCACATCGTATGCAACCTCTCTGACCTGTTTCACCCATACCTTCAACTCAGGatcatcttcttgcaaagactCGGCACGTTTTAAGAAGGCCTTCATGTGCTCAAATTCAACTCTGATGACTTCAATTTTTGCACGCACCCCTTTCAGTAGTTTCGCCTCTTTCTCAACGAACATAGCAAGCTTTGAAACCAAAGAGGACACTGCGGATTCTGCCATCTCTCTTGCTCACTGAACTCACGAGATCAATACTCAGGCAACAAGGAAATAGGGTATCGCAGTTGGGTGGTACTGTCTGAGACCAAAATAAAGAATCCTTTGAATGAACATCAAAATGGGCTTTGAGTTAGTCTATTAGGCGTCAATATGACGCATCCAATATGGTTATTCCACAGTTGATAGCCAAGCAAAGCATTTGAAGAAAGGGCCCTAAACTAAAGGAATTGGAGCTTCCTTTGGTTTGCTCTTCGAGGTAAGGAATATAGGCTAGCTTTACCCCAGTGGCAGATTTTTATCTTGCTTTGTTCCATTGATGATTCCTGCCGACAACAGCATTTGTCCTTCATGGTCAGGTCACGAGCCACTCAGCATTTGTCTTTCTCAACGAACATAGCAAGCTTTGAAACCAAAATGGTGATTCTCCTAGTCATGGTTATTTTCAAGGTAAATAAGGAGAACCGATTCTTACAAATAACTGGCGACCGACTATATCGAAAATTCGCCTAAGAGGCATTGTGAGCGACCCCTAAACCATTGCCACCATGCTCCGCCTAGGTACCCCCGAATCAGCATAATCATAGTTCGTCGTCGAGGTGCAGAGGAAGGGGAATCTCAAATTTGAAAGGGATAAAGTAAGAGTCCTATTCATCTGACCCGGTTCCATTTAACTCGTTGGGTTGTCCAATTTATTAAAGTATTTGAACCGATTTATGTGCCGAATCTGTTTTATTGTGGGTGCTCGATCCGTACCACGTGTTCTCCCATGTACTTAATATCATATTGTGATTCGATATGGTTGAGTTTTTTTCCACGAATGTCCAAATTGTTTAAATAATCGATTACACATGTCAGATGATCGATCTCTTGACAGACATGCGCAAGACTTTGGTCATCAAAATTGAAACGTGCACTCCTGTCAAAAATCCCAACAATGTGTTTGAATAATCTTTCACAGATATATAATCTGCGTACACCATGCAACTTGAGACTGAGAATGAAATTAGTATTGTGAAAGCGCTGTTTAGACTACgaacgtcatttttttttcgcatAAATTCCCTCCATGTTCCTTGTCAGCTTgctcaaagagaaaaaaattcggAGTGTGAGAAGACATCACAGCATATAAGGACGATGAAATGAACATCGACTTAAATGTAAGAAACATTCACGAATCATGGCCAAAGGTGAAGATATCACAAATGGATCGATTCGACTGAACCTGATGCCACGGTGATGTATTATCGGGTCTACTTTGCAAGCAACTACGGCTTCCATAGAATCTGCTACGAAGGGCATTTACCTTTAAAGTTCCGATCTTTGGGGGGTGTCCAGCTTTGAGATGAGGTGAGTTGGGCTGATTCAATTTCTCTCTTTGGGTTCCATTTactgtatatgtatatataaggGTCTGGGGTGGGCAACATCCCCTACAAGCCCAAGACACCGACCCATGTAGATTCCAACATGGACAAAGATCTTTATTTATCTTTCCAGTTCGTAATCAACTGCTAGATTCCAAATCCCCTTTTGTATAACATATGGTAAATGTTCTAGTTAACTCATTTTGAAGGGATTAGTACTGAGACATGCATAATACTTGGCCCTTTACAAGCATGATTAAGTGGTAAAGCGAGTTGAACTCTCTGCGCGATTAAGCAATAAACATATATAggcaatttctaaaaattcgaGATTAGATTAATTGCGAGCGTGCCTATTCTCTAAAGCTAACGTAAAGCATGAAGTGGCTTACAAGAACATAAAAAATCGTAGTAGATGATGTCCCTCACAATCTTACTTCCCCAAGAATTGCTACCTTCACTGGGTTGGATTAATCGCTGAGCTAGAGAGGGACAACAAAGTTAGCGGGAATGCCCAATCATGTTTAGTCTCTAATGATAGGTGATTTGGCAAGTTATTGCCAGCTAATAATCACAAGTTCGCAACCTCGAGTAATTGAAATCGATCATGCAGAAGATTAGCAGTGTAATGAACTCAAATCACAAACTTAATCATGGTTTTTGTGGCATACTGCACATGGTAACTTAAACCTAAAAGTGAGCCATGTGGTTATTTAGGAAAACCATTGTAGCGTCCCATACCGCCACACCTAAGGGTTAAGGCTTGCCAAGGTCTCTTTCTTCTTTAGTCTTTCATTATTTAGAGTAATTAGCGCATGCGGAAGCTTacatattagaaaatcaagcaGAGCGGCCAGAGTGGCCATACGGGCACAAGTATATGAAATACAAAACACCAATTGGCAAGCACGCCTATAAAAGGGTTATGGCCTTTCATGGATTCAATAACTGGATAACATACATAACATTCAACTTTACAAGATCATTCAACAAATCAACTCACATAGCCTTCGTATTCACATATCATTCGATCTTTTTACATTGTTTATTCAACCTCATTGTTCACTTCTTTATTACATATTTACACAactgctttatttatttataacatTTACATGGGATGAGGGTTACAAGTGGTAGTCTACTTGAGAATACTTCAACTACCCACCGATTCATCACGGTTTGAACTGTTACTCATGTCCTCATCCGAATTCTCAGTCACATCCTCCATTGCAAAGAGACTAGAAGCGAACAGATCGAGAAAGAGCTCAATATGAGACAGCGGAGATGGTTAGAATTCCTATGCTTCTAGAGAGTTGAAGCcatatgagaaaaattatccgaCTCATGATCTAGAGTTAGTAGCGATCGTGTTTTCCTTGAAAATATGGCGTCACTATCCGTATGGCGAGGGATGTGAAGTCTTTACCGATCACAAGAGTTTAAAGTATATATTTTCTTAGAAAGAGCTCAATATGAGACAGCGTAGATGGTTAGAATTCCTAAAAGATTATGACTTGTCCATTAATTATCACCCGGGTAAGGTGAATGTAGTAAGCGATGCTTTAAGTCGTAAATCTTTTGGAAATATGGCGGTATTACTTACTTCTCAGAAGCCTATTCTCGACGACATGCGAAAACCGGACTTAGAGGTATTGATACATCATCTTGGCACCCGATTAGCTAATCTTAGAGTACAACCCACGTTGATAGAAAGAATTAAAGCAAAACAGAATGATGATCCTCAAGCGAGAAAGATTAGAGAAGGCGTCGAAGCCGAAAGGCGGGAGGGCTTCAGTATTCATGCCAATGAGTCACCGAGATTTCGTGGTCAACTTTGTGTCCCCGACGATTcggaattgaaaaaggagataTTGCGGGAAGCCCACAGCACCAGATTTTCTATTCATCCAAGAAATACTAAGATGTATATAGACCCGAGAGAAAACTTCTGGTGGATTAACATGAAAAAAGATGTCGTCAAATTTGTCGACCAGTGTCTTGTTTGCCAGCAAGTAAAGATTGAACATCAAAAGCCAGGTGGACAGCTACACCCACTTGAGATACCTAAATGCAAGTGAGAGCATATTACGATGGATTTCATCGTCGATTTACTGAGGACACCAAGTTGTAAGAATGCTATGTGGGTGATTGTCGATTGATTGACTAAGTCTGCTCACTTCTTATCATATAGATTGGGTCTCTCACTTGAAGACATGGCGAAACGGTACGTTAATGAGATAGTGAAACTTCATGGGGTTCCAGTGAGCATTGTTTTCGACAGGGATCCACGGTTCGTGTCCAACTTTTGGAAGAGTATTCAAAGAGCGTTGGGTACTAGACTTAACTTCAGTACAACATTTCATCCATAGACGGACGGCCGGTCAGATAAAACCATTCAAACTCgagaggatatgttgagagcatgtgcTATGGATTTTGATGGCTCTTGGGACGAACACCTCAATTTGGCGGAATTCTCTTACAATAATAGCTACCATTCCATCATCAAGATGGCCCCTTTTGAAGTTTTATATAATCAAAAGTACGGGACACCGGTTTGTTGGGACGATATGAGTGAGAAAAGACTAACTGGTCCCAAGTTTATACAAGCAATCGAAGAGAAAGTCAGACTTGTTTGAGAGTGTTTGATGACAGCACAAAGCtgccggaaaagttatgtaGACCTCAAACGGCGTAAGTTAGAATTCGATGTGGGCGATCATGTATTTCTGAAGGTCTCTCTTATGCGGGGCGTTATGAGATTTGGTACACATGGCAAGCTGAGTCCTAGATATATGGGACCATTCTTGATATTGGAGAAGATTAGCGAGGTTGCTTATAGATTGGCATTGCCGCCAGCGTTATCCGGAGTGCATGGCGTGTTTCGTGTATCTCTATTGCTCAAATATGTGCCAAGTCCCGATCATGTATTGGATTATACTCCTTTGAGGTTAAGGGAAGACTTAACATATGAAGAGCAGCCTTTACGCATTGTGGATAGGAAGGATCAAGTGTTACGGTATCGTATGATTCCTTACGTGAAGATTCAATGGTAAAACCATACGGAGAGGGAGGCCACTTGGGAGCTCAAGGAAGAGGCAAGGCGCAAATATCCTCACTTGTTTGATGACTAAGGTACGTGGAAGCTCGAGGAAGAGGCAAGGCGCAAATATCCTCACTTGTTTGATGACTAAGGTACgtataaatttcgaggacgaaatttattttaagGAGGGTAGGATGTAAtacgtgagtttttttttaactagGTCAAAATAAGTGGCGGGACCCActagtattaaaaaaaagagagagcagtTGGTTTCTCTTAAAGGGGGTTAGGAGCATTCCACgacagaaagaaaggaaaagaaaatagagaaaggagagaaagaagagaagaaagaaggagaaatgagaaagggaaaaagagaaagaaatagtCACACGCATGCCACCCTCCACGAACGCCTGGCCGAAGTCATTTCATTACGTGTCACAGCGCTAGGTAAGTGCTCGCACCTCTCGTCCCtcctattgaagtgattttttggatttagtgCTCAATTTCGGATTTTGGAAGAAACTGAGTTGCTATGTCTAATTTCTTGGGTGTTTAGCTGTGTTTTTGCTTGgaaatgaaactttaggatgttatgaagctataggattcgacggatcttGATTTGACGTTGTGGTTTGCCTGGAACGAGTAATTCAAATGTGGTGTGCAGACTGTACTGTGCGAACAGTATACTTTGGGGGCTAATTTCTTCAGTTTCTGGTTGTTCTTTGAGGTTGGCCATGTTgggacttttgtagtacgtcGAATAAGCTTCGTTTTAACTATAATATTGTGTTAATCGGAGTTTGGTAGAGGGAGTTATGGCTCAAAGAAATCTCATGAGTAGGCTGCCCAATGTGCGATCAGTAGCTTTTTAGCCCATAGGTGTCGGATTATCGACGTTTATATGTCGTTTAGTCCCGTTCTTCACTAGCGTagtatttttcttgcttttaatgttatttttcaattaatttttaggatttcaagcTTTGCGATTTGAGTGAGTATTATAGGTTGGATTGCGACTTTTTAACGTGAGATGTACTttatcttttaagaatttataaaattcATGCTTTAAAGATGAGCACGTGTACTGtagtttgattttcttgacaagGTGAAGAAAGGTGACGTTTagagcattatttttgcataaataggatcgagctattactatcatttgattatttgatatggcTTGTTGACGATTGTCTTACTGAAATATTGTTTGTGAAATATGTTTTCGAGGAAGGCTATGTATTCGGTTTATAGCCTTCGGTTTGTGAAATTGGATCATTGTGATTTTTCTGGATTTGGTATTGGGGTTAATACTCATGTCCCTATAAAAAGAACCCACTAAGGTGGGGGTGGTATGTCTACTGTCGGGACGTCATTGAGCCAAACCATCGGCTAAAATGGGTGGCAGACCTAACCAATAGAGGTAAACTTGGTTGCCTTGTCACGGCGTTAAACGTGACCATAGTTAATGATGAGTAtgagattattcgatggatggaccatcgaaagttgGTTTAATGAGATTAATAAATGGATTAAGTCATTGATAGGTTGTTATTGCTATGAATTGCTATTTGAATCACTTTGACGATTGCATAGTCAtttctcgatccgcttagaagatattATATTTCTCAccgagctgtggttgctcactcCATTATCTCTTTTACCTTTTAGGTTCTTCGGCAAGCCGCAAGTAGGATCGAGCGTCCGTTAGTCGCAGGACTTTTGGGATAGTGGggatatatatttttgggataAGTTGTATAAAGTTGGTGAGTTTCAAGTTGTATGTGGAAAGATATGTATGTATATCGTTTTGGTTATAGTATATGAGCTATGATTTTGTGGACATGTgacctttttatcaaatatatatggagGTATATATTTCGATATCAGGTTTTCGTTCAAGCTATGTTTGAGGCTGTGTCCTTTGATTCAaaaggacggccgtgtcatgcCCTTTTTCTCGGAGAATCGAGATGCGATAAAAATAAACATCAAATTAGACGTATGACATAACATTCACGGATCACGGCGAAAGGTGAAGATATCCACAAATGGCTGGATTCGATGATCCTGATGCCATGATGATGTATTATTGggtttattttgtcaattggcTCACTAATTCATTGGGAAGAGTTCCAtgccacacacacacaaaaacccGTGAGGGTCTCGGCATTCATGCAATTCCCCCGTCCATagtgttcaaaaagtcctaaacccaTTACATTGGGGCCGATTcagccttaaacttttttttttttgtatcaattctttctaaatcttttgcatttgtgccaattcagtcataaactttttattgataccaattgagtcctaaaatttttagatttgtgccaatttagtcctaaactttctgcatttattcaaaatccgtcaattttgatcaaaacgtGGACGTCGGTTATCCTATGTGGAGCGGTTGGCGTTGATGTAGATATTTTTAAATACTAttctaatatttaaataaattttaaaaaagtattaaaaatatttaaaataattaaaataatattaaaaatatccacgtcggcgccaattGTGCCACATAAGACAATTGAAGTCCACGTTAGGGATTTcgaatcaaaattgatcggattgactcaattagtacaaatgcaaaaagtttaggactgaattggtaccaatgcaaaaaggtttagaattgaattggcattaataaaagatttaggattgaattgccaCCAATTAAAGGTTTCAACTTGAATTTGCATcgaaaaaaggtttaagactgaattgacaccaatgcaataggcttatgacttttttgacacttttccccgtTGAAATGTGAACGGAAATCCCACAAAACAATAAGAACTCACACACATCAAAACCAAAGTTGTATTATTCCTATGTTGGAAGTAGGAAAAGGCAAAATAGTCCggatgacaaaaaaaagaacttaaatcAAACGGACgatgatatttttatttggtGCGGCCGGTCTGTTCACGCGAATACAACGTGGTCAAAATTCATGTCATCTAAATCAGTTTCATTTTCCCTTAGTTACCATGAACTTAGTTTGAAAATGCTAGACTTATACCGGTTTACAAAATTGATTCACCGAGAGAGTATTTAAAGGTTCTGACGGTCTAACATACCGGTTAGTAAACTAATTTGGTAAACGAGCACACAGCATATAGCGCACATAGCATGACTTATAAAATAATATAGTATATAAccagaccaaaaagaaaaaagtcacaACCAGTCAACGGTGGACGCGTATTGGTAATTCTCCTGGCAAGGAACATAAGGAGAACAAATACCCACCAAGATTTATGTTTGGTATGACCTGCAGCTATTGAGTGGCAACATGAGTCGCCCCCACAAGTGACGGCAGCTTCATCTTTCCGCAGAATTTTAGCAAATTTGTTGTTACTTCTGTCATCTGTGCGTACAGCATAAGCTGTTGTTTATATGAGAATCGAGCAGCGAGATAGATACTAGTGGCCGCTTAAGAACTTTTCTGGTCCTtctcttttcgatttttttttcccgatacTAAGAGAGATTAACGGATGTgcattgaaagtaaagaattTACTTCTACTGCTTTCTGGGAAAGATGACTCGCCTTCAATTAAGAATGTAAACTAATACCCAGAAGAATTTGACTTGAGAGAATCTGTCAACCCTCCGTCTAGTTTTCCGTTTGCATATGCCTAACGTGTGATGTTTCAAGATGAAAATTATAGCACTTCTCATTTCTTCAGTCAAATTACTCTTTTGCCTCCatactggcaaaaaaaaaaaaaacaaatcaaaattttatataACACATGCAGAAGAATCAGAAACAAACGTAATGATCACTAAACAAGAtaacaacaagaacaagaaggtAGCACCGGGGGATCTGAGGGTAGTGAATTCAAAGATAAAAGGATTGAAAAGTCTAGAGAACGATAATgataatgcaagaaatcataaaagCATCATACGATCTTCTGTCTCGTGATGATGGTCCTCTCCTCCAGGGGTCAACAACGGAGAAAGGGGACTGGCAGGGGCCAATATTGTTGAACCAAAAGAAATATAAGGGTGACTTTCGGATTATATGAAATGAGGCACGAAACGGATGGagaaaatattcttattggAGAGTACTTGCTTCGGCTTCTGCTATTACAAATCTGAAGTCCCGCACTTTACAGTGAAGTGAATGGGACGTGCCCACAGAAGTCTTGTACCGTTaataaaggaagaagagagagttcACAACAAAACGAAAGTACCAAACATTCAAAAAGGACATCATGAAGAAACACGTAGCGGGCCGGAGAAATCCTTTGTCTTCTTGCTGGGAAACAGTATTGCTCATTTGACTTCTTCACTCCATAGCATTTAATGGAGGGGAAGCATCCTCGTCTTCGttccaattttaatttcatCGGAACGTTGCTTTTCTTCACAGTTGCACGTAGAGAGCCATGGAGAGCGCCTGACATTTTCTGCACGCGAAGATTAAATGCAGAACACACGCCGACCTCATTATATGTAGCATGGACTCAGcgcatttttctccttttttgtcgTTTCCAACGATCAATTTTAACAACCCcctcaaaattgattttgaaatttagcCACACCGAACATCTTCTTTAACTTTTCGAATGAATCTGCCTTCAGTGCTTTTGTCAAAATATCTGCAATTTGATCTTTTGAtatgcataaattaaatttaacttCACCATCTTTGACTTGCTCACGAATATAGTGATACTTAATATCGATGTGCTTGCTCCTGTCATGAAATATAGGATTCTTGGCTAATGCAATACCCGACTTATTGTCACGTGTTATTTTGGTAGGATTGCTTGTTCATGCATCAATTCACGCAGCATCCATCGAAGCCAAATGGCTTGACATGTTGTTGAAGCCAACGCCATATATTATGCCTCATTTGTGGAGAGTGCGACAACTTGTCGCTTTTTCGAGGACCAAGAAATTACTCCCAATCCAAGAAATAAAGCATATCCATAAGTAATCTTTCGAGTCTTGATGTCACCTGTACCCCACTAGACTAAAATTGTCAGTACAAGAATATAGAATTCCATGATCACGAGTTCCATTGGACATACTGTAAAATTCTTTTTGCAGCCTGCAAATGTGATTGGTACGATTTTTCCATGAACCCGCTAATAATACCCACTCCATAGATAGTATCTGGCCACGTAGAAGCCAAATATCTCAAACTACCAACAATGCTTTTGAAATAAGTGGGATTTATCAGTTCACCGGTTCCTTCTTTCTTCGGCTCCAACGGTTCTACTGCGGGAGTCCGAGTTGGTTTGAGCGATTCTATTTTCAATTGCTTCAAAATATCATTCCTATTAATTCTACCCCGACAAAATGTAGACTTGCCTGAACATTCCACAATGAAAAAGGGAATATTATTTTAGAataaatgattgaattggtacccgAATACGTTCATGTTGTCATATCTTATTGACCCGGTCGTTGGAGAAATTATGCGACTAATATCTTGACATTTAGCATAGATAAGATGTTGGGTGCGCGTAGTAAAAATCCAATATCTTCACCTATAGATATTGTTAAGAGAGAGGTCGAATatgagcccgtcaacatatctagttagaCCTTACCTTGCTCACAAGATTAAGCTAACGAGTTCTAAAATTTCTTTCTTACGAGATTTGGGTTAACAAACCAATCTACATCCTCCAATCGGGTTGTTTGCTTAAACTTGAGACATAATTTAAAGCGCCCGAGAAGTTACATTGCGAAGCGAATAACTCTACTCAAATGATCTCAAAATTGGAAGCGGTAGAAACAAATTAGCCAGGAGTAATGCAATGTTGAGGTTCGAGTTTATTTAATTCTCAAGATGCGTCTGAATTATTAGCAATAAACGAAAGGTTTTAGATGTCAATTTTACTGCTCTATCCCCAAGCTGTCTAtacttggaaaaaataaaataaaaatgggaacAACTGAAACAACGGGCGGCGGGCGCATGTAGCATTTGCATGGCTCTGCTTTTCATGAAAGAAGATTAATTGTGCCCTCTATTCAATTTATCATATCTGTCGATCCTCCGTCTATTTTCATGGCATGTGATCTTCCAAGACGCAAAATTGTAATTCTTCTCGTTTCTTTAGTCAAACCAC contains:
- the LOC115743869 gene encoding uncharacterized protein LOC115743869 gives rise to the protein MAVLLTSQKPILDDMRKPDLEVLIHHLGTRLANLRVQPTLIERIKAKQNDDPQARKIREGVEAERREGFSIHANESPRFRGQLCVPDDSELKKEILREAHSTRFSIHPRNTKMYIDPRENFWWINMKKDVVKFVDQCLVCQQVKIEHQKPGGQLHPLEIPKCKLGLSLEDMAKRYVNEIVKLHGVPVSIVFDRDPRFVSNFWKSIQRALGTRLNFSTTFHP